In Lotus japonicus ecotype B-129 chromosome 5, LjGifu_v1.2, one genomic interval encodes:
- the LOC130719849 gene encoding protein ALP1-like, producing the protein MDPPEFDLEAYLEKSKREDTYVLNHFRERRNLILEGSAPRGRKYLSRDHAGANQRLIDDYFANEPTYDDGIFRRRYRMQKHVFLRIVADLSSSDSYFTQRVDAAKKEGISPLAKCTTAMRMLANGVAADAVDEYIKIGETTALECVRRFCKGIIRLYEQEYMRAPTQEDLQRILQVSEMRGFPGMIGSIDCMHWEWKNCPKAWEGQFARGDKGTTTVILEAVASPDLWIWHAFFGCPGTLNDINVLDRSPVFDELEQGNAPRVNFIVNQRPYNMTYYLADGIYPSYPTFVKSIRLPQTEPDKCFAKHQEGCRKDIERAFGVLQARFKIIRELARFWDITDLGIIMRSCIILHNMIVEDERDTYAQRWTDFEQAEGSESSTPQPYSTEVLPAFADHVRARSEFRDPNVHHQLQADLVKHIWAKFGMYDD; encoded by the coding sequence atggatccacCAGAGTTTGATCTCGAAGCTTACCTTGAAAAAAGCAAGAGAGAAGACACTTATGTACTCAACCACTTTAGGGAGCGTAGAAATCTAATATTGGAGGGTAGCGCACCTCGTGGTAGAAAATATCTCAGTAGAGATCATGCAGGGGCAAACCAAAGGCTAAttgacgactactttgccaatgagcctacatacgacgatggaatattccgtcgccggtaccggatgcaaaaacatgtgttccttcgaatcgttgcggacctttcaagtagtgatagctacttcacccagcgagtCGATGCAGCGAAGAAAGAAGGTATATCGCCCTTAGCAAAATGCACCACAGCAATGAGAATGTTAGCcaatggtgtggcagcagatgcagtcgacgagtacatcaaaataggagagactacagcattggagtgtgtacgtagattctgtaaaggaatcatacgattgtatgagcaagagtacatgagagcaccaacccaagaggacctgcaaagaatactacaggttagtgaaatgcgggggttcccaggcatgatcgggagtattgactgcatgcactgggagtggaaaaattgtcctaaagcatgggaaggtcaatttgctagaggggataagggaaccaccacagttattcttgaagcagttgcatctcctgatctttggatctggcatgccttttttggatgtccgggaaccttgaacgatataaacgttctagaccggtcaccagtgtttgatgaattggaaCAGGGAAACGCTCCACGTGTGAATTTCATCGTGAaccaacgtccctataatatgacatactatctagctgatggtatctacccttcttatccaacttttgTCAAGtctattagacttcctcaaactgaacccgataagtgctttgcaaaacatcaggagggatgtcggaaggacatcgaacgtgcatttggagtgcttcaagctcgttttaaaatcatccgtgaactaGCTCGCTTCTGGGACATaactgatttgggtatcatcatgaggtcatgcatcatattacataatatgattgttgaggatgaacgagatacatATGCTCAAcgctggaccgattttgagcaagctgagggaagtgaatctagtacaccgcaaccatactcgaccgaggtgttacccgcttttgcggatcacgtgcgtgctagatccgagttccgTGATCCAAATGTCCATCACCAACtacaagcagatctagtgaagcacatctgggcaaagtttggaatgtatgatgattaa